GACAATTCCCAATGGGCTTCACTGTTTGGCCATGCGCTTAACAATAGACTACTACCTCCTTCCACTAGAGAAAAGAAAGTTCCCTCGGAGTGAGAATCTGGAAAATCCAAATCTTTACCACTATGCTCTCTTTTCTGATAATGTTCTTGCTGCCTCAGTAGTTGTCAACTCAACCATTATGAATGCcaaggtatgaaattatttggTCTGTCTTTTCCATTTGTGCAACTAGGTTATGGATTTCTATTTGTTCGTGCTGATATGCTAAAATGCATTCATTAACCAAAACTGCAAAATATATGTGGACCATTGTCCTCTTAATCTGTCAATTGTTACAATGCATTTTCAAGTGAAGTTCATTAGTACCCGTATAATGTTGGTCCATGCTTTTGCACTTTGCTGATTATATATGTGACCTTTTGCCTATTTGGTTTGTTGGCTAGATATTCATAGGCTTGAATTGTGATCTTTACTCACTTTGTttacatacatacatgttTTGAAGCAGCCACACTACACATAAAAATGTACATGTGTGCAAACACCCATACATCCACACCCAGATGGGGTCATATAATCCATGATTCTGATCCTCAATGATATGATTACTGATTTTCTATATGTAGATGATTGCATATGATAAGAGATTGGTATAGGCTTCCCTCAGATACATAGAAATATGATCCTTAGATTTTGGCATTCTGAAATAGATATTTCCAATGCACACATATACACCATTACGCAAATGCTGCATGTGCTCATACATTGTATTGagttttttattgtattcttatcattttattaataaccATCATTAGAGGCATGTATATCCATTTCAGATTGAGCCACTTATGCAATGTAGGACTTTCCATGTGATACTTTTGTTGCTGAACACGTACATGATATGACTTGCAGGACCCTGAGAAACATGTTTTCCATCTTGTTACTGATAAGTTGAACTTTGGCGCAATGAATATGTGGTTTCTCCTGAACCCTCCTGGGAAAGCTACAATCCATGTTGAAAATGTTGATGAATTCAAGTGGCTCAACTCATCCTATTGTCCTGTTCTACGTCAGTTGGAGTCTGCTGCTATGAAAGAATACTATTTCAAGGCTGCTCATCCTACGACACTTTCTGCTGGTTCTTCTAACCTGAAATACAGGAACCCAAAGTATCTTTCAATGCTTAACCATCTAAGATTTTATCTCCCACAGGTTTACCCAAAGTTGGATAAAATTCTTTTCCTTGACGACGACATTGTCGTTCAGAAAGACTTGACTGGGTTGTGGTCCGTAGATCTCCACGATAAAGTAAATGGTGCAGTTGAAACCTGCGGCGAGAGCTTCCATCGGTTTGATAAATACCTAAACTTTTCCAATCCACATATTGCCAAAAACTTTGATCCAAACGCTTGTGGTTGGGCATATGGTATGAACATTTTCGATCTCAAAGAGTGGAAGAAGAAGGATATTACTGGGATATACCACAAATGGCAGAACATGGtatgttttcatttccaaatGCTAGTTCTCCATTTGTATGTTTCTTGTTCCGACTGTCATCATGAAGAAGTTGCTCAcgttatctttttttcttggaaaaaaaactaaagatTACAGCATAATGCAgctggaaaaaatattaaagtttcctttatttcttttcttttgggtgGTGTTATTAGAATGAAGACAGGGTCCTGTGGAAGCTCGGGACATTACCTCCAGGTCTCATTACCTTTTATGGGCTTACGCATCCACTTGAAAAGTCATGGCATGTGCTGGGTTTGGGTTACAATCCAAGCATTGATCGGTCAGAAATTGAGAATGCAGCTGTTATACATTACAATGGGAACATGAAGCCCTGGCTGGAGTTGGCAATGACAAAGTACAAGCCATATTGGACAAAGTACATAAAATACGACCACCCATACATACGCAATTGCAAACTAAGTGAATGATAGAAGTGCCACAACAGAAGGGACAGCCTCATGGCTAACTTCTGGTTTTCCCTGATCACACCATTGGAGCAGCTGAATGTCAGAACGTTTATTCCTTTCGGCCATTGCTCAATCATGTATTTGTCTATGTGATTCAATTTGATTCATCAAACACTTGGCAATTGTAGGTTCCCATGCCTGATTCGCCTGCCGGTATCTACTCCTTCATATTACCTATGGAGATGTGTTTGTTGTTAGTTGAAGAATGCTAAAGTTGACTAATTGTATTCTTTGAACAGCATACCTAATTTGTACTAGATTTAAGGTGTAACTGGACTTGACATTGTGAACCAGATGTAGCGTTGCCTCTCTTTCAGCAAAGAAGGAGAACCTATGTTGTTTGTTCTACTTGCACTGCTAATTGGACTTGatatctaaattttgtatCTGGACTAAAATCGGGCTTTATTTTGTTGCTCCCAAATCTCTTGAGTAATTACTCCCTGGTTATCTATTggggaaattatattttcggTTTTTTGATTCGTAATTTTTGAggttaacattttttttcctacaagaataaaaatattgcgGATATGGTTTTATGTGCTGATCTTGTGGAatcaaatttgttaagcattgagattatatttaaaatattttttaattttatgagattaaaaacATTAACTCCACAAATGCAGGATTAAAGtgcaattttcttattttatgggatcaaagtataattttgattgTCTATTGATAATTAACCAGTACAGTGAGAAGTATTCAACAACAGGTGCaaagttcaatatatatatatatatatcctatcAATTTAATACTTTGGCAGACCGCATAAATGTGTAGAATACAGCTACCGATCAAGATAAAGATTCCTGCACCTCAGTGAACATAGAATTTTGCGAACGAGGACCTCAACTTTCACGTATTTGCGAGTGAAGCTCTCCTTATCTATATTGTCTTGGTAATAGATAAACACACGTGGAGCTCAtctgtgtattttttatatcagtCGGGCGCCGGCGGTGGCTCTGGGCTGACGCCATTTCATTCTTGACAGTGGAAATGTCACAAACGCCCTACTGAATCATTTTTTTGGCATGTCTGCAAATGaacccccacccccacaaTGAAATATCTAAA
The window above is part of the Sesamum indicum cultivar Zhongzhi No. 13 linkage group LG7, S_indicum_v1.0, whole genome shotgun sequence genome. Proteins encoded here:
- the LOC105166110 gene encoding polygalacturonate 4-alpha-galacturonosyltransferase, whose product is MAIKRGLSPAAGPRRSKAIGSRVHIALLLFFFSFIAFSFLFVARGLFTAAFLGQNELSFASSRQDLNWRERLALQHLKPILSKEVIDVINASTDDLGPLSIDFFRKNNLSASWKSVGHETAADNNASAEPAEVASKTKQETSGIKEEYTSNEDRSVFLEPPAKVARRRLREKRREKRAADLVKQDDEVTVKLENAAIEHSKSVDSAVLGKYSIWRKENENENSDSTVRLIRDQMIMARVYVSLAKMKNKLDLVNELQNRLKESQRSLGEATTDTDLHHSAPEKIKLMGQVLSKAKEQLYDCNLVTGKLRAMLQSADEQVRSLKKQSTFLSQLAAKTIPNGLHCLAMRLTIDYYLLPLEKRKFPRSENLENPNLYHYALFSDNVLAASVVVNSTIMNAKDPEKHVFHLVTDKLNFGAMNMWFLLNPPGKATIHVENVDEFKWLNSSYCPVLRQLESAAMKEYYFKAAHPTTLSAGSSNLKYRNPKYLSMLNHLRFYLPQVYPKLDKILFLDDDIVVQKDLTGLWSVDLHDKVNGAVETCGESFHRFDKYLNFSNPHIAKNFDPNACGWAYGMNIFDLKEWKKKDITGIYHKWQNMNEDRVLWKLGTLPPGLITFYGLTHPLEKSWHVLGLGYNPSIDRSEIENAAVIHYNGNMKPWLELAMTKYKPYWTKYIKYDHPYIRNCKLSE